Proteins encoded by one window of Spirochaetota bacterium:
- a CDS encoding STAS domain-containing protein produces MTMIKLREDSGVRSVKSFHRALLNAFRDDSDIVIDFSEARRVDLSIAQVLIAAGKEARAKSKSLRIRGVSETVRHQLSICGLSR; encoded by the coding sequence ATGACGATGATTAAATTGCGGGAAGATTCTGGCGTCAGAAGCGTCAAATCATTCCACCGGGCGCTGCTGAACGCGTTCAGGGACGATTCCGATATAGTCATAGATTTTTCGGAGGCGCGGCGGGTCGACCTGTCGATAGCGCAGGTGCTGATCGCGGCTGGGAAGGAGGCGCGCGCAAAGTCGAAGTCGCTTCGCATACGCGGCGTTTCGGAAACGGTGCGTCATCAGCTTTCGATCTGCGGGTTGTCGCGCTGA
- a CDS encoding response regulator, with protein sequence MKHILVVDDSPTIRVSVEYTIKKMGYQIQQAENGQDALDKIAGIRKAGDDIALCICDINMPVMDGITFIRKFRKIDRFTPVLVLTTESENEKVNAGREAGASGWIIKPFQPAELLKIVEKFIR encoded by the coding sequence ATGAAACATATACTGGTCGTAGACGATTCGCCGACCATCCGGGTGAGCGTGGAGTATACCATCAAAAAAATGGGCTACCAGATTCAGCAGGCGGAGAACGGGCAGGACGCGCTCGACAAGATCGCAGGGATCAGGAAGGCGGGAGACGACATCGCGCTCTGCATCTGCGACATCAATATGCCGGTTATGGACGGCATAACGTTTATAAGGAAATTCCGCAAGATCGACAGGTTCACCCCGGTCCTGGTGCTCACCACCGAGTCCGAGAACGAAAAGGTGAACGCGGGCAGGGAGGCCGGCGCTTCCGGATGGATAATAAAACCCTTCCAGCCCGCCGAGCTCCTCAAGATCGTCGAGAAATTCATTCGATAG